One genomic window of bacterium includes the following:
- a CDS encoding formylmethanofuran dehydrogenase subunit E family protein, translating into MLEKNSRFREIDDQLLKDAEHFHGRLAPGLYLGFLMVEKVLKELGNCEMIDAAAESVKCLPDSIQLMTPCTVGNGWLKVFDYGNFAITLYDKKSKEGVRVKVDLDKIPRGTLFYKWITREIEEKESDSKVVIEDIKKLKGRIFSLKRVKVQIEKEKHLPLMNCKKCGESFPVKNNAGGLCMICQGKGYWNEIQNAKIKIDEW; encoded by the coding sequence ATGCTGGAAAAGAATAGTCGTTTTCGTGAAATAGACGATCAATTGCTAAAAGACGCGGAGCATTTCCACGGCCGGCTGGCGCCGGGCCTTTATCTCGGCTTTTTAATGGTTGAAAAAGTGCTTAAGGAACTTGGCAATTGTGAAATGATTGACGCGGCTGCCGAGAGTGTTAAATGTCTTCCTGATTCTATACAATTAATGACACCCTGCACAGTGGGAAACGGATGGCTGAAAGTTTTTGATTATGGGAATTTCGCGATAACCCTTTATGATAAGAAATCAAAAGAGGGAGTAAGGGTTAAAGTGGATTTGGATAAAATACCAAGAGGCACACTTTTTTATAAATGGATTACGCGGGAGATAGAAGAAAAAGAAAGCGACAGCAAAGTTGTTATTGAAGATATTAAAAAATTAAAAGGCAGGATTTTTTCCTTAAAGCGGGTTAAGGTTCAGATTGAGAAAGAAAAACATCTTCCTTTGATGAATTGCAAAAAATGCGGCGAGTCTTTCCCTGTCAAAAATAACGCTGGCGGGTTGTGCATGATTTGTCAGGGGAAGGGGTACTGGAATGAAATTCAAAATGCAAAAATCAAAATTGATGAGTGGTAA
- the fdhD gene encoding formate dehydrogenase accessory sulfurtransferase FdhD — translation MDRAIKLYRIFSFKENSRRETKDTIVKEEPLGILINSEPYAVLMRTPGFEEDLAMGFLYSEGIIGRKEDVEVIHYCEKEKEKNTVVVVLKNKRILKNKKRAFEVRSSCGICGEDVICGLEKVLKKVPSSAVFSNKKLYGLDKKIFDSQKIFRLTGGTHAAALFNKNGRMLFLREDIGRHNALDKIAGFIIKKNINCGDKIVFLSGRTSYEMVLKAIRLGVPVVASISGSTSLAVNLSEKFDLTLIGFLRGDKMNIYTHPWRIK, via the coding sequence ATGGACAGGGCAATAAAATTATATAGAATTTTTTCTTTTAAAGAAAATAGCAGAAGGGAAACAAAAGACACAATAGTTAAAGAAGAACCACTGGGTATTTTAATAAACAGTGAGCCTTACGCGGTGTTAATGAGGACCCCGGGATTTGAAGAAGATTTAGCCATGGGCTTTCTTTATAGTGAAGGAATAATCGGACGAAAGGAAGATGTTGAAGTTATACATTATTGTGAAAAGGAAAAAGAGAAAAATACGGTAGTCGTTGTTTTAAAGAACAAAAGGATTTTGAAGAACAAAAAGCGGGCTTTTGAAGTCAGGTCAAGCTGCGGGATATGCGGCGAGGATGTTATTTGCGGTTTAGAAAAAGTTTTAAAAAAAGTCCCGTCAAGCGCGGTATTTTCGAATAAAAAATTATACGGCCTTGATAAAAAAATATTTGACTCGCAAAAGATATTCAGATTGACCGGCGGGACCCATGCCGCGGCGTTATTTAACAAAAACGGCAGAATGCTGTTTCTAAGAGAGGATATCGGAAGGCATAACGCGTTAGATAAAATCGCGGGTTTTATAATTAAAAAGAACATCAACTGCGGTGATAAAATTGTTTTTTTGAGCGGGCGGACAAGTTATGAAATGGTTCTTAAGGCAATACGTTTAGGTGTGCCGGTTGTGGCCTCCATTTCAGGGTCAACAAGTTTGGCGGTAAACTTAAGCGAAAAGTTCGATTTAACGTTAATTGGTTTCCTCCGCGGCGATAAAATGAATATTTATACTCACCCGTGGAGAATAAAATAA
- the modA gene encoding molybdate ABC transporter substrate-binding protein: MRNINKISNFILFFIIFLFLTTFSFAEERLLVFAGSASKPVLEEINRNFEDEYKVKIEINFGGSGAVLSQMKLAKKGDVYIPGSSDFMEKAKKDNIILPETEEIIAYLIPSICVRAGNPMEITGIESVAQKDVRLGIGAARTVCVGLYAVEIIERSGLKDKIIPKIITNAQSCENTALLLMMKNIDAVFGWSVFENWSPDKIKSIPIESKYLKRVGYIPAAVSVYCKNKELALKYIQYLKKPLGQDVFKKNGYLTDIDEVKRIYPGAEIGGEYSLPEGW, from the coding sequence ATGCGAAATATTAATAAAATATCAAATTTCATATTATTTTTCATAATATTTCTGTTTTTAACAACATTTTCTTTTGCTGAAGAAAGGCTTTTGGTCTTCGCGGGTAGCGCTTCGAAGCCCGTTCTGGAAGAGATTAACCGGAATTTTGAGGATGAATATAAGGTGAAAATTGAAATAAATTTCGGCGGGTCGGGGGCCGTCCTTTCACAAATGAAACTGGCGAAAAAAGGGGATGTTTATATTCCCGGCTCATCCGATTTTATGGAAAAGGCGAAAAAAGATAACATCATTCTGCCTGAAACAGAAGAGATTATAGCATATTTAATCCCTTCCATCTGTGTCCGTGCAGGTAATCCGATGGAAATAACAGGAATTGAATCTGTCGCCCAAAAGGATGTCCGTCTGGGTATCGGCGCGGCCCGGACGGTATGTGTGGGATTATACGCTGTTGAGATAATAGAGAGAAGCGGCTTGAAAGATAAAATAATCCCGAAGATTATCACCAACGCGCAGAGTTGTGAAAATACCGCTTTGCTTCTTATGATGAAAAATATTGACGCGGTTTTCGGATGGAGTGTTTTTGAAAACTGGTCACCGGATAAAATAAAATCAATTCCAATTGAATCAAAATATTTAAAACGGGTCGGTTATATCCCTGCGGCTGTTTCAGTTTATTGCAAAAATAAAGAATTGGCCTTAAAATATATTCAATATCTAAAAAAACCATTGGGGCAAGATGTTTTCAAAAAAAACGGCTATTTAACCGATATTGATGAAGTTAAAAGAATCTATCCCGGGGCAGAAATAGGCGGAG
- the nuoE gene encoding NADH-quinone oxidoreductase subunit NuoE has product MKEGKKTESKNYKDRLKVKSNCETSCKAKEVIEKFPHKGKKYIIPLLQKVQEIEGYIGESAMDMVSEKLNVPMSQIYGVVTFYSLFRLQPLGKYHLKPCQGTACHVRGSKRILNAIKNKLEIRDIDTTLDNKFTLTPVACLGTCGLAPVMMIGDTVYGNLNEEKVGKIIDKLKF; this is encoded by the coding sequence ATGAAAGAAGGTAAAAAAACAGAAAGTAAAAATTATAAGGACAGACTCAAGGTAAAATCCAACTGTGAAACAAGCTGTAAAGCAAAAGAGGTTATAGAAAAATTTCCTCACAAAGGGAAAAAGTATATAATCCCGCTGCTGCAGAAAGTCCAGGAAATAGAAGGATATATCGGTGAATCAGCCATGGATATGGTATCGGAAAAACTTAATGTCCCAATGAGCCAGATTTACGGTGTGGTTACTTTTTATTCTCTTTTCAGGCTGCAGCCCCTGGGAAAATACCATCTTAAACCGTGCCAGGGAACAGCGTGTCATGTCAGGGGTTCAAAAAGAATACTGAACGCGATAAAGAATAAACTGGAAATCCGTGATATTGACACCACGCTTGATAATAAGTTTACATTAACTCCTGTTGCGTGCCTTGGGACCTGCGGATTGGCCCCGGTTATGATGATAGGGGATACGGTGTACGGCAATCTGAACGAGGAAAAAGTGGGAAAGATAATAGATAAACTGAAATTTTGA
- a CDS encoding RluA family pseudouridine synthase, whose protein sequence is MNQAFKIIYEDDVLLVVDKSAGLLVVPTPKDEKHTLVNLVNQALKTKGPGPNAYPAHRLDRDTSGLVLFAKGRAALANLTEQFKKKIVQKSYLAIVNGRVKNQKGEINILLATDRKTYAVYPTGDKKIGQPSLTHFRVLNYLKGATLLEVEPKTGRTNQIRVHLAFIGHPLVGERKYAIAKDLPTKFRRTALHAEKISFRHPATGKMMFFKAPLPEDMKNFIQARQIQGCNNRN, encoded by the coding sequence ATGAACCAGGCGTTTAAAATTATATATGAAGATGATGTTTTGCTTGTGGTTGATAAATCCGCGGGTCTGCTGGTGGTCCCCACGCCGAAGGATGAGAAACACACGCTGGTTAATTTGGTTAACCAGGCGTTAAAAACAAAAGGCCCCGGTCCGAACGCGTATCCCGCGCACCGGCTTGACAGGGACACTTCAGGATTGGTTTTGTTTGCCAAGGGCCGGGCCGCGCTCGCGAATCTGACTGAACAGTTTAAAAAGAAAATTGTTCAAAAGTCTTATCTTGCTATAGTTAACGGCCGCGTTAAAAATCAAAAAGGAGAGATAAACATCCTTTTGGCGACCGACAGAAAAACCTACGCGGTATATCCTACCGGGGACAAAAAAATCGGACAGCCTTCATTAACACATTTCAGAGTTTTAAATTATTTAAAAGGTGCGACTTTACTCGAAGTTGAGCCTAAGACAGGCCGTACCAACCAGATAAGGGTCCATCTGGCGTTTATTGGCCACCCGCTTGTGGGAGAACGCAAATACGCGATTGCCAAAGATCTCCCGACAAAATTCCGGAGGACCGCGCTTCACGCGGAAAAAATTTCATTTCGCCATCCCGCAACAGGGAAAATGATGTTTTTTAAAGCACCACTGCCGGAGGATATGAAAAATTTCATACAAGCCCGCCAGATACAGGGTTGTAATAACAGGAACTAA
- a CDS encoding NADH-quinone oxidoreductase subunit NuoF yields MMKKRGKVYIGMATCGLAAGAKDVYDTFISELGKETKNIEIISTACIGMCSREVLVDVELEGKARVTYEKVKPDMVRKIIAEHIKENKPVKEWIFGQMEGKKGYPDINYYKDLPMFKHQVRVVLRNCGFIDPDKIDDYIKAGGYKALKKALKMKPSEVIDEIKKSGLRGRGGAGFPTGIKWELCSKSVSSQKYFICNADEGDPGAFMDRSTLEGDPHAVIEGMIIGGYAIGAGKGYIYCRAEYPLALKRLDKALAQAREKGFLGKKIFGGKFDFDIEVKEGAGAFVCGEETALMASIEGERGMPRPRPPYPAQSGLWGKPTNINNVETLANVPFIINAGAEKFAALGTEKSKGTKVFAITGKVKDSGLIEVPMGITINDMVYKAAGGMISRKKFKGIQIGGPSGGCVPASLGDTKVDYESLVSVGAIMGSGGAVVLDEGTCMVDMARFFLEFTANESCGKCSPCRLGIRQLLHVINRICAGKGEISDKANLVKMAETIKSCSLCGLGHTAPNPVMSTLRYFDKEYDEHILEKKCKAGTCVDLLKFEVDESRCKKCGICVSACTVNAIQGGAKSIANIIKEKCVKCRKCIEACPFCAIY; encoded by the coding sequence ATGATGAAAAAAAGAGGTAAGGTTTACATCGGTATGGCCACATGCGGCCTTGCAGCCGGGGCAAAAGATGTCTATGATACTTTTATTTCCGAATTAGGGAAAGAAACAAAAAATATTGAGATTATATCGACAGCCTGTATAGGGATGTGTTCCCGCGAGGTGCTTGTGGATGTAGAATTGGAAGGGAAGGCCCGTGTTACATATGAAAAGGTAAAACCGGATATGGTCAGAAAAATCATTGCAGAACATATCAAAGAGAATAAACCCGTTAAAGAATGGATTTTCGGCCAGATGGAGGGAAAAAAAGGTTATCCTGATATCAATTATTATAAGGACCTGCCTATGTTTAAACATCAGGTACGGGTAGTTTTGCGAAATTGCGGTTTTATTGACCCTGATAAAATTGATGATTATATTAAAGCCGGCGGTTATAAAGCTCTCAAAAAAGCTTTAAAAATGAAACCCTCAGAAGTGATAGATGAAATTAAAAAGTCGGGACTCAGGGGAAGGGGTGGTGCAGGATTCCCCACTGGAATTAAATGGGAGTTATGTTCTAAATCTGTTTCTTCCCAAAAATATTTTATTTGCAACGCGGATGAAGGAGACCCGGGCGCGTTTATGGACAGAAGCACTTTGGAAGGAGACCCGCACGCGGTTATTGAGGGCATGATAATCGGGGGTTATGCGATTGGCGCAGGCAAGGGCTATATATACTGCAGGGCGGAGTATCCGTTAGCCCTGAAACGGCTGGATAAAGCGTTAGCCCAGGCACGGGAAAAAGGTTTTCTGGGGAAGAAAATATTTGGCGGTAAATTTGATTTTGATATTGAAGTAAAAGAGGGCGCCGGGGCGTTTGTATGCGGAGAAGAGACGGCGCTGATGGCCTCTATTGAGGGTGAACGCGGTATGCCAAGACCGAGGCCTCCGTACCCTGCTCAATCAGGCCTGTGGGGGAAACCGACAAATATCAATAACGTTGAAACATTGGCTAACGTTCCGTTTATTATCAATGCGGGTGCGGAGAAATTTGCCGCGCTGGGGACGGAAAAAAGCAAAGGGACTAAAGTATTTGCTATTACAGGGAAAGTGAAAGATTCCGGTTTGATAGAGGTCCCTATGGGTATCACAATCAATGACATGGTTTATAAAGCTGCCGGAGGTATGATTAGCAGGAAAAAGTTTAAAGGTATCCAGATTGGCGGGCCGTCGGGCGGATGTGTTCCCGCGTCTTTAGGGGATACAAAAGTTGATTATGAATCTTTGGTTTCTGTCGGGGCCATTATGGGTTCCGGGGGCGCTGTTGTGCTGGACGAAGGGACCTGTATGGTCGATATGGCAAGATTTTTTCTGGAATTTACAGCGAATGAATCCTGCGGGAAATGTTCTCCCTGCCGTTTGGGAATACGCCAGTTATTGCATGTTATCAATCGTATCTGCGCCGGTAAAGGGGAAATTTCGGACAAGGCAAATTTAGTCAAAATGGCTGAAACTATTAAGAGCTGTTCTCTTTGCGGGCTGGGGCATACCGCGCCAAATCCTGTAATGAGCACGCTGAGGTATTTTGATAAAGAATATGATGAGCATATTTTAGAGAAAAAATGCAAAGCTGGAACGTGTGTTGATCTTTTAAAGTTTGAAGTAGATGAATCCCGGTGCAAAAAATGCGGTATTTGCGTTAGCGCCTGTACTGTTAACGCGATACAGGGCGGGGCAAAAAGTATTGCGAATATAATAAAGGAAAAATGCGTAAAATGCCGTAAATGCATCGAGGCCTGCCCGTTCTGCGCGATTTATTAA
- the fdhF gene encoding formate dehydrogenase subunit alpha, translated as MQKVTLTIDGKTCFGKEGRTVLEVALENGINIPHLCYDPRLEAYGGCRMCLVEIEGMRGMVTSCTVKVKEGMKVVTDNELLHHHRVMVLKLILANHPFDCMICSKSGDCSLQELAYNLGIENIEPFQKEERNFPLTVDNPLVELDRNKCIHCGRCIRICNEVVQRDVLSFAKRGFNTVVTTPIYRSFEESDCEFCGQCISSCPTGALTEKPSKGKGRTCDIKRVRTTCGYCGTGCNFYLNVNIKGKKVVKVTSCFEGPVNNGNLCVKGRFGYEFIHHPDRILKPMIRKNSGLQEVSYEEAINYTAGRFLELKKKYGPDSLGAFSSSRCTNEENFLVAKLARAVFGTKNIDNCARVCHAPSVTGLSACFGSGAATNSFDQIEGADVLFITGSNTTEAHPIVGLKVKRALRKGVKLIIADPRKIELVKRADIWLDLRPGTNIALLNGMMNVIISGKLQNDKFIRDRTEGYEALKETVKKYTPQYVEKITGVDRNKIIEAAKLYAKAPKSMILYSLGMTEHVTGTYNVMSMGNLAMLCGHVGRESTGVNPLRGQNNVQGACDMGALPNVFSGYQSVEDPVVRSKFEKIWGVSLPDKKGLQSTKMIEAAHEGKLKGLFILGEDPCHTDPNMNLVRKSLENLEFLVVQELFPTKTTEIADVVLPAASFAECNGTFTNGERRIQLVRRAIPPLCGRENWQTICDLSTAMGYPMHYNHPSEIMEEVAFLSPIFAGVTYERLADKGLQWPIPDRKHMGTCTMYEKAFNFPAGLGKFNAIQHKDPAEMPDKKYPYVLITGRRREHYNNGSMSRRNKGIFELWPEETLEINPEDAEKLKISDGEYINLISRRGKVKIKASITERAKEGRFFTSFHFIDTLTNTVTNSVFDPLAGTPEYKACAVKVEKI; from the coding sequence ATGCAGAAAGTAACATTGACAATTGACGGGAAAACTTGTTTTGGCAAAGAAGGCCGGACAGTTTTAGAAGTGGCCTTGGAAAATGGAATCAATATCCCTCATTTATGTTATGATCCCAGATTGGAAGCGTATGGCGGATGCCGGATGTGTCTGGTCGAAATTGAGGGTATGCGGGGGATGGTGACCTCCTGCACGGTAAAAGTTAAAGAAGGAATGAAGGTAGTTACGGACAACGAACTTCTGCATCATCACCGCGTAATGGTTTTGAAGCTTATTTTAGCCAATCATCCTTTTGATTGTATGATATGCAGTAAATCAGGTGACTGCAGTTTACAGGAATTGGCGTATAACCTGGGGATAGAAAACATTGAACCTTTCCAGAAGGAAGAAAGAAATTTTCCTCTTACAGTAGATAATCCGCTGGTGGAATTAGACCGGAATAAGTGTATTCATTGCGGCCGTTGTATCAGGATATGCAATGAAGTTGTCCAGAGAGATGTTTTGAGTTTTGCAAAACGCGGGTTTAACACAGTAGTAACTACGCCAATTTATCGTTCGTTTGAAGAATCGGATTGTGAATTTTGCGGCCAGTGTATTTCATCCTGCCCGACAGGGGCTTTAACGGAAAAGCCAAGTAAAGGTAAAGGAAGAACATGTGATATTAAAAGGGTGAGAACTACGTGCGGATATTGCGGGACAGGATGCAATTTTTATCTTAATGTAAATATTAAGGGAAAAAAAGTGGTTAAGGTTACTTCTTGTTTTGAGGGGCCGGTGAATAACGGGAATCTTTGCGTTAAAGGCAGGTTTGGATATGAATTTATTCATCACCCTGACAGGATTTTGAAACCTATGATAAGGAAAAACAGCGGGTTGCAAGAAGTATCTTATGAAGAAGCTATAAACTATACAGCCGGCAGGTTTTTGGAATTAAAGAAGAAATACGGACCTGACAGCCTTGGCGCTTTTTCTTCTTCCAGATGCACAAATGAGGAAAATTTTTTAGTCGCTAAACTTGCGCGGGCGGTATTCGGGACAAAGAATATTGATAATTGCGCGCGTGTTTGTCACGCGCCTTCGGTAACAGGTTTGTCCGCTTGTTTTGGAAGCGGTGCGGCGACCAATTCCTTTGACCAGATTGAAGGTGCTGACGTTCTTTTCATTACCGGTTCAAATACTACCGAGGCTCACCCGATAGTTGGGCTTAAGGTTAAAAGAGCGTTAAGAAAGGGTGTAAAACTGATTATTGCTGACCCAAGGAAAATCGAACTTGTGAAACGCGCGGATATCTGGCTGGATTTGAGACCAGGGACAAATATCGCGCTTCTTAACGGAATGATGAACGTAATTATTTCCGGGAAACTGCAAAACGATAAATTTATCAGGGATAGGACTGAAGGATACGAGGCATTGAAAGAGACAGTCAAAAAGTATACCCCTCAATATGTGGAGAAAATTACAGGCGTGGATAGAAATAAAATTATTGAAGCTGCAAAATTGTATGCTAAAGCTCCTAAATCAATGATTCTTTACAGCCTTGGAATGACGGAACATGTTACAGGTACCTACAATGTAATGTCAATGGGAAACCTGGCCATGCTCTGCGGCCATGTGGGGCGCGAATCTACAGGTGTTAACCCGCTTCGCGGACAGAACAATGTACAGGGAGCCTGTGATATGGGAGCGCTTCCAAATGTGTTTTCCGGGTATCAGTCTGTGGAAGACCCGGTTGTCCGGTCGAAATTTGAAAAAATCTGGGGTGTGTCTCTTCCTGATAAAAAAGGTTTGCAGTCAACAAAAATGATTGAGGCGGCCCACGAAGGAAAACTTAAAGGCCTGTTTATTTTAGGTGAAGACCCGTGCCATACCGATCCCAATATGAATCTTGTAAGAAAATCGCTGGAAAATCTTGAGTTTTTAGTTGTCCAGGAATTATTTCCGACAAAAACCACTGAAATTGCCGATGTGGTTTTGCCCGCGGCCAGTTTCGCGGAATGCAACGGGACATTTACAAACGGTGAAAGAAGGATTCAATTGGTTCGAAGGGCGATACCGCCGCTCTGCGGCAGGGAAAACTGGCAGACGATTTGTGATCTTTCAACAGCGATGGGTTATCCGATGCATTATAACCATCCGTCGGAAATTATGGAAGAGGTTGCCTTTTTAAGTCCGATATTTGCGGGGGTGACTTATGAGCGCCTCGCAGACAAAGGACTGCAGTGGCCTATTCCTGACAGGAAACACATGGGGACATGTACAATGTATGAAAAGGCTTTCAATTTCCCTGCAGGGTTGGGAAAATTTAACGCGATTCAACATAAAGATCCGGCTGAGATGCCGGATAAAAAATATCCTTATGTTTTAATAACAGGAAGAAGGCGTGAGCATTACAACAATGGTTCAATGTCCCGCCGGAATAAAGGTATTTTTGAACTCTGGCCGGAAGAGACGCTGGAAATTAATCCGGAGGATGCCGAAAAACTGAAGATATCCGACGGGGAATACATTAATTTAATTTCACGGCGCGGAAAAGTTAAAATCAAGGCGTCTATAACAGAGAGGGCAAAGGAAGGCAGATTTTTTACGTCCTTCCATTTTATAGATACACTTACAAATACAGTAACAAATTCGGTTTTTGACCCGCTCGCGGGAACACCGGAATATAAGGCGTGCGCGGTGAAAGTGGAAAAAATATAA